Proteins from a genomic interval of Xanthomonas sp. AM6:
- a CDS encoding SufE family protein: MTDTDFPLEPTPADAQAAIAEEFGFFGDWSERYQYLIDLGRKLPAFPEAWKTEEHRLHGCQSMVWIVPEGNAQRLVFHAISDSAIVSGLIYLALRVYSGRSAEQILATAPDFVAAIGLGKHLSPTRSNGLAAILAFIQDTARAQQA, translated from the coding sequence ATGACCGATACCGATTTCCCGCTCGAACCCACGCCCGCCGACGCACAGGCCGCCATCGCCGAGGAATTCGGCTTCTTCGGCGACTGGTCCGAGCGCTACCAGTACCTGATCGACCTGGGCCGCAAGCTGCCCGCGTTCCCCGAAGCATGGAAGACCGAAGAACACCGCCTGCACGGCTGCCAGTCGATGGTCTGGATCGTGCCCGAGGGCAATGCGCAGCGCCTGGTGTTCCATGCGATCAGCGATTCGGCGATCGTCTCCGGGCTGATCTACCTGGCGCTGCGGGTCTATTCCGGGCGCAGCGCCGAGCAGATCCTGGCCACCGCGCCGGACTTCGTCGCCGCGATCGGCCTGGGCAAGCACCTGTCGCCGACCCGCAGCAACGGCCTGGCCGCGATCCTGGCGTTCATCCAGGACACCGCACGCGCGCAACAGGCATGA
- a CDS encoding MFS transporter, with the protein MSAPLPPAQSLRTLLAHPGFALVLGYRICAMLSYQIVAVTVGWHIYEITRNPFSLGLIGLAEILPFFCIAPFAGYLVDHLPRRRLGMLASLGLVATAGVLTALTRGWLPVHGVWPIYAAIALTGAARAFLSPVYNALFARALPREAYARGASIGSVVFQTGMVIGPALGGVLVGWGGKSLSYGVAMAVAGVAMLSLLLLRVAEPVNDGPRAPIFRSIAEGAQFVFSNQIMLGAMALDMFSVLLGGAVSMLPAFIHDILHYGPEGLGILRGAPALGSVLVGLWLARRPLQRNAGRALLLAVTGFGLCTIAFGLSRHFWLSAAILLAYGMCDGVSVIVRSTILQLATPDAMRGRVSSISGIFIGSSNELGAFYDGVMARWVGLVPAVVIGGCVTLGVVATTAWKAPKLRKLDLRELQ; encoded by the coding sequence ATGAGCGCCCCGCTCCCGCCTGCACAGAGCCTGCGCACGCTGCTGGCGCATCCCGGCTTCGCGCTGGTGCTGGGCTACCGCATCTGCGCGATGCTGTCCTACCAGATCGTCGCGGTCACGGTCGGCTGGCACATCTACGAGATCACCCGCAATCCGTTCTCGCTGGGCTTGATCGGGCTGGCCGAGATCCTGCCGTTCTTCTGCATCGCGCCGTTCGCCGGCTACCTGGTCGACCACCTGCCGCGGCGGCGGCTGGGCATGCTCGCCAGCCTGGGCCTGGTCGCGACCGCTGGCGTGCTGACGGCCCTGACCCGCGGCTGGCTGCCGGTGCACGGGGTGTGGCCGATCTACGCGGCGATCGCGCTGACCGGCGCGGCGCGCGCGTTCCTGTCGCCGGTGTACAACGCGCTGTTCGCGCGCGCGCTGCCGCGCGAGGCCTATGCGCGCGGCGCCAGCATCGGCAGCGTGGTGTTCCAGACCGGCATGGTGATCGGCCCGGCGCTGGGCGGGGTGCTGGTCGGCTGGGGCGGCAAGAGCCTGTCCTACGGCGTGGCGATGGCGGTGGCCGGCGTGGCGATGCTGTCGCTGTTGCTGCTGCGCGTCGCCGAGCCGGTCAACGACGGCCCGCGCGCGCCGATCTTCCGCAGCATCGCCGAGGGCGCGCAGTTCGTGTTCTCCAACCAGATCATGCTCGGCGCGATGGCGCTGGACATGTTCTCGGTGCTGCTCGGCGGCGCGGTGTCGATGCTGCCGGCCTTCATCCACGACATCCTGCACTACGGCCCGGAAGGCCTGGGCATCCTGCGCGGCGCGCCGGCGCTGGGCTCGGTGCTGGTCGGGCTGTGGCTGGCGCGGCGCCCGCTGCAGCGCAACGCCGGGCGGGCGCTGCTGCTGGCGGTGACCGGCTTCGGCCTGTGCACGATCGCCTTCGGCCTGTCGCGGCATTTCTGGCTGTCGGCGGCGATCCTGCTGGCCTACGGCATGTGCGACGGCGTCTCGGTGATCGTGCGCTCGACCATCCTGCAGCTGGCCACGCCGGACGCGATGCGCGGCCGCGTGTCCTCGATCAGCGGCATCTTCATCGGCTCGTCGAACGAGCTGGGCGCGTTCTACGACGGGGTCATGGCGCGATGGGTCGGCCTGGTGCCGGCGGTGGTGATCGGCGGCTGCGTGACCCTGGGCGTGGTCGCCACCACCGCCTGGAAGGCGCCGAAGCTGCGCAAGCTGGACCTGCGCGAGCTGCAGTGA
- the dksA gene encoding RNA polymerase-binding protein DksA produces MAAKKPAKKAVKAAKKPVPPVAKKATASAAAKPLKKPVAKPAAKPAPAKKAPAKAVAKKPAPKPAAAPAKKAQAKPAAKPAKSAAKPGAAPKQAAPAAKSAPSAAKQATPAAKPKSATAPVAPAVPKPVPKPAAKPAPAKSVPAKAVTPAAAPVSKPVAAKPAAPSAPPHKNPVSVSKSSAKTPTKSESTPKAPIAKPTGKVAVAVTAKSNTPAKPAKYRVVEYKTDEATGRPILPKGYKPASDEEYMSTLQQEYFRQRLLNWRADLVEESKQTIENLRDEVRDIGDEAERATRETENSLELRTRDRYRKLIGKIDSTLKRLDAGDYGYCVDTGEEIGLERLEARLTAERTIDAQERWEHLQKQQGD; encoded by the coding sequence GTGGCTGCTAAAAAACCTGCAAAGAAGGCCGTCAAGGCCGCCAAGAAGCCCGTCCCTCCCGTTGCCAAGAAGGCGACGGCGTCCGCTGCTGCCAAGCCGCTGAAGAAACCGGTGGCCAAGCCGGCAGCCAAGCCTGCGCCGGCGAAGAAGGCACCGGCCAAGGCGGTAGCGAAGAAGCCGGCGCCCAAGCCGGCCGCCGCGCCCGCCAAGAAGGCCCAGGCCAAGCCGGCCGCCAAGCCAGCCAAGAGCGCGGCCAAACCCGGCGCCGCGCCGAAGCAGGCCGCGCCCGCAGCAAAGTCGGCTCCGTCGGCGGCGAAGCAGGCCACGCCCGCCGCAAAGCCGAAGTCGGCCACCGCCCCGGTCGCCCCGGCGGTGCCCAAACCCGTACCGAAGCCGGCTGCCAAGCCGGCGCCGGCCAAGTCTGTCCCGGCCAAGGCCGTCACGCCCGCCGCAGCCCCGGTTTCCAAGCCGGTCGCCGCCAAGCCTGCCGCGCCCTCGGCCCCGCCACATAAGAATCCCGTGTCCGTTTCGAAATCCTCCGCGAAAACCCCCACCAAATCCGAATCCACCCCCAAGGCGCCGATCGCCAAGCCGACCGGCAAGGTCGCCGTCGCCGTGACCGCCAAGTCCAACACGCCCGCCAAGCCGGCCAAGTACCGTGTGGTCGAGTACAAGACCGACGAAGCGACCGGCCGCCCGATCCTGCCCAAGGGCTACAAGCCGGCCAGCGACGAGGAGTACATGAGCACGCTGCAGCAGGAGTACTTCCGCCAGCGCCTGCTCAACTGGCGCGCCGACCTGGTCGAGGAGTCCAAGCAGACCATCGAGAACCTGCGCGACGAGGTCCGCGACATCGGCGACGAGGCCGAGCGCGCCACCCGCGAGACCGAGAACTCGCTGGAACTGCGCACCCGCGACCGCTACCGCAAGCTGATCGGCAAGATCGACAGCACGCTCAAGCGCCTGGATGCCGGCGACTACGGCTACTGCGTGGATACCGGCGAAGAAATCGGCCTGGAGCGCCTGGAAGCGCGCCTGACCGCCGAGCGCACCATCGATGCGCAGGAGCGCTGGGAACACCTGCAGAAGCAGCAGGGCGACTGA
- the yidD gene encoding membrane protein insertion efficiency factor YidD, which yields MAYHGRVIARALIALLRLYQRFISPLLGPRCRFVPSCSAYAVTALARYGALRGGWMAARRVGRCHPFHPGGFDPVPDPAAPPACRCPGKH from the coding sequence CTGGCATATCATGGCCGGGTGATCGCCCGCGCTCTCATCGCCTTGCTGCGCCTGTACCAGCGCTTCATCAGCCCCCTGCTGGGTCCGCGCTGCCGTTTCGTGCCCAGTTGCTCGGCCTACGCGGTCACCGCCCTCGCCCGCTACGGCGCGCTGCGCGGGGGCTGGATGGCCGCCCGCCGCGTCGGCCGCTGCCACCCCTTCCATCCCGGCGGGTTCGACCCGGTGCCCGATCCCGCGGCGCCGCCGGCCTGCCGCTGCCCAGGAAAACACTGA
- a CDS encoding alpha/beta fold hydrolase: protein MSSTPGLARSRARRTGAWRRLRWALPIVLVLLAVAALGPRVSPALPQIALPAVPQDPVALQAWLDARERATPGLRKDNQARIVWADPAHPGQRDCAMVYLHGFTASQGEGAPTHARLARSFGCNLYLPRLPGHGLVAADALRGVDAPRLLGGAAEALAVARVLGRRVVVIGNSMGGALAVQTVATHPQQVQALVLWSPLVRERDEQLQPLLWPWGLQLLQWLRNGGDPVMRYPVESGYWADAAHVDGYRALAALTRGGMLPATYARIRVPVFLGYYYRDAQRQDATVSVAAMQAMFAQLGTPPAPRQAVDFPDAGNHVLASPIRSRAVPAVFAATCRFLAGQGGLTQPANAPGCAAAWDADERLDAAAAR from the coding sequence ATGTCCTCCACGCCCGGCCTGGCGCGGTCCCGCGCACGCCGCACCGGCGCATGGCGTCGCTTGCGCTGGGCGCTGCCGATCGTGCTGGTGTTGCTGGCGGTGGCAGCGCTCGGCCCGCGGGTCAGCCCGGCGCTGCCGCAGATCGCGCTGCCGGCCGTGCCGCAGGATCCTGTTGCGCTGCAGGCCTGGCTGGACGCCCGCGAGCGGGCCACCCCGGGCCTGCGCAAGGACAACCAGGCGCGCATCGTCTGGGCCGACCCGGCGCATCCGGGGCAACGCGATTGCGCCATGGTCTACCTGCACGGCTTCACCGCCAGCCAGGGCGAGGGCGCGCCCACGCATGCGCGCCTGGCGCGCAGCTTCGGCTGCAACCTGTATTTGCCGCGCTTGCCGGGGCATGGCCTGGTCGCCGCCGACGCCCTGCGCGGCGTCGACGCGCCGCGCCTGCTCGGCGGCGCGGCCGAGGCGCTGGCGGTGGCGCGGGTGCTGGGCCGGCGGGTGGTGGTGATCGGCAATTCGATGGGCGGCGCGCTGGCAGTGCAGACCGTGGCCACGCATCCGCAGCAGGTGCAGGCGCTGGTGCTGTGGTCGCCGCTGGTGCGCGAGCGCGACGAGCAGCTGCAGCCGCTGCTGTGGCCATGGGGCCTGCAGCTGCTGCAGTGGCTGCGCAACGGTGGCGACCCGGTGATGCGCTACCCGGTCGAGAGCGGCTACTGGGCCGACGCCGCGCACGTGGACGGCTACCGCGCGCTGGCCGCGCTGACCCGCGGCGGCATGCTGCCGGCGACCTATGCGCGGATCCGCGTGCCGGTGTTCCTCGGCTACTACTATCGCGACGCGCAGCGCCAGGACGCGACGGTGTCGGTGGCAGCCATGCAGGCGATGTTCGCGCAGTTGGGCACGCCGCCGGCGCCGCGCCAGGCGGTGGATTTCCCGGATGCGGGCAACCACGTGCTGGCTTCGCCGATCCGCTCCAGGGCGGTGCCGGCGGTGTTCGCGGCGACCTGCCGGTTCCTGGCCGGGCAGGGCGGGCTGACGCAGCCGGCGAACGCGCCCGGCTGCGCTGCGGCGTGGGATGCCGACGAGCGCCTGGACGCTGCGGCGGCACGCTGA